A region from the Lentisphaera profundi genome encodes:
- a CDS encoding YbbR-like domain-containing protein codes for MKSNLIIKFFTKDFQRKLIAMFFALLIWFIVNQRISEVQTFSGIPIELINPNSNIIISKTNRPTANIILRGPAKILQSLKSKDISVRLVIPEGVRSGSLKLLLTRDDITIPGITQIENIVSETIIVEVDEMQEKEVPVRLLFNNALSDKYRLINTPHIEPKTKLINGPSKRLESINYLTTKPFLIDSSRNKAFVSSVSLSIPSGVRTEFDKVKVIVDIETASKLLPMRRQALSMMSQGVHSSTPLPFVDAVISGPPTILEKIQANEMKFFIEYGEEDKLKVHFWCPYDSVHLQSVMPEYISNPWKK; via the coding sequence ATGAAGTCTAACTTGATTATAAAATTTTTCACCAAGGACTTTCAGCGCAAACTCATTGCGATGTTTTTCGCTTTGCTTATCTGGTTTATTGTCAATCAAAGAATCAGTGAAGTTCAAACCTTTTCAGGCATCCCGATTGAGCTGATTAATCCTAATAGCAATATTATCATATCAAAAACAAATCGCCCTACTGCCAACATCATTTTACGTGGCCCTGCAAAAATACTCCAATCGCTGAAGAGTAAAGACATCTCGGTACGACTAGTTATCCCCGAGGGGGTTCGTTCGGGATCTTTAAAACTCTTATTAACTAGAGATGACATAACTATCCCGGGCATCACTCAAATAGAAAATATTGTGAGTGAAACTATCATTGTAGAAGTTGATGAAATGCAGGAAAAAGAAGTCCCTGTACGTTTACTCTTTAATAACGCCCTTTCCGATAAATACCGCCTGATAAACACCCCTCATATTGAACCAAAAACTAAGTTAATTAACGGTCCAAGTAAGCGTCTTGAATCCATTAACTATTTAACAACTAAACCTTTCTTAATCGATAGCTCGAGAAATAAAGCTTTTGTGAGTTCCGTTTCACTTAGTATTCCTTCTGGAGTTAGAACTGAATTTGACAAAGTCAAAGTCATTGTTGATATAGAAACCGCTTCCAAACTCCTTCCCATGCGTCGTCAAGCACTCTCCATGATGAGCCAAGGCGTACATTCATCCACCCCACTTCCCTTTGTGGATGCTGTCATTAGTGGACCTCCTACTATTCTAGAAAAGATCCAAGCAAATGAAATGAAATTTTTCATTGAATACGGAGAAGAAGACAAACTCAAAGTACATTTTTGGTGCCCCTACGATAGCGTTCACCTTCAATCTGTAATGCCTGAATATATTTCGAATCCTTGGAAAAAATAA
- the cdaA gene encoding diadenylate cyclase CdaA, whose product MDFLFDINLWIISIKMGFEIALLSVVIYTVLLFIKGTRAAPILAGAAFIFLISWLISSVLDLAVLGWITAQISTLVAFLAIVIFQPEIRRAFAELGKGRLRNNNQAKTKEVIQILNESAHYLAERKIGALIAIERNIGMRFLAESGVQINSELSRELLCTIFYPNTPLHDGGVIISGDKINASACFFPLSQDDGIIKSLGSRHRAGVGVTEETDCICIIVSEETGGISISYRGRLARGVDEQRLLRHLNNFLLNSKENKNFSVSDNVERFKKAVSQSEDNQDEV is encoded by the coding sequence ATGGACTTTCTATTTGATATAAATTTGTGGATAATTAGCATAAAGATGGGCTTTGAAATCGCCCTGCTTTCTGTTGTTATTTACACGGTATTACTTTTTATCAAAGGAACTCGTGCGGCTCCTATCTTAGCCGGCGCGGCCTTCATCTTCCTCATCTCATGGTTAATCTCATCCGTTCTAGACCTTGCTGTATTAGGCTGGATAACGGCACAGATCTCCACATTAGTCGCATTCTTAGCTATCGTTATTTTTCAACCTGAAATACGTCGTGCATTTGCTGAACTTGGCAAAGGGCGCCTCCGCAATAATAACCAGGCAAAAACCAAAGAAGTCATTCAAATACTGAATGAAAGCGCTCATTATTTAGCTGAACGAAAAATCGGTGCACTCATTGCTATTGAAAGAAATATTGGCATGCGTTTTTTAGCTGAGTCTGGTGTTCAAATCAACTCAGAATTAAGTCGTGAATTGTTATGTACAATTTTCTATCCAAACACACCTCTACACGATGGTGGAGTGATTATTTCTGGCGATAAAATCAATGCCTCCGCTTGCTTCTTCCCTCTCTCCCAAGACGACGGCATTATAAAAAGCTTGGGAAGTAGGCATCGTGCTGGTGTTGGTGTAACAGAAGAAACTGATTGTATCTGCATTATTGTTTCGGAAGAAACAGGTGGAATATCTATTTCATACAGAGGGCGCCTTGCCCGTGGCGTCGATGAACAAAGACTTTTACGACATTTGAATAACTTCCTGCTCAATTCTAAAGAAAATAAGAATTTCAGTGTCTCTGACAATGTAGAACGCTTCAAAAAAGCTGTTAGTCAATCGGAGGACAATCAAGATGAAGTCTAA
- a CDS encoding TlyA family RNA methyltransferase, with amino-acid sequence MPKIKKKRADQLLIEQGLVESTEEAKKLILLGLVRSRPDHIVRKTTETYPIDSEMSVDRPSPYVSRGAFKLKKSLRKFAPDLSNQVAMDVGASTGGFTDLMLQFGVKKVYTIDSGTNQLHYKIRSDERVVCRENFNAKNITDKEIPELVDLMTCDVSFISVTKILSAAASRLKSKALAFILVKPQFELRKDLVGDGVVRDEALRQQALSQVCTFCQDTLNWELLEQIDSPLAGPKGNVEFLAVFQAP; translated from the coding sequence ATGCCAAAGATCAAGAAAAAACGGGCTGATCAACTACTGATTGAGCAAGGTTTAGTAGAATCAACTGAAGAAGCAAAAAAGTTGATCCTACTAGGCTTAGTACGTTCACGCCCTGATCACATCGTTAGAAAAACAACCGAAACTTATCCCATAGATTCCGAAATGAGTGTCGATCGCCCCTCTCCTTATGTGAGTCGTGGTGCTTTCAAACTCAAAAAATCTCTCCGAAAATTTGCTCCAGACCTCAGTAATCAAGTCGCTATGGATGTCGGGGCTTCCACCGGTGGTTTCACTGATCTCATGCTCCAATTTGGCGTCAAAAAAGTGTACACCATTGACTCAGGAACCAACCAACTTCATTATAAAATACGTAGTGATGAACGAGTTGTCTGCCGTGAAAACTTTAATGCAAAAAATATCACTGACAAAGAAATCCCCGAACTCGTAGATTTGATGACCTGTGACGTTTCTTTTATTTCTGTCACAAAAATACTTTCCGCTGCCGCCAGTCGTCTTAAAAGTAAAGCTTTAGCATTCATTTTAGTAAAGCCTCAATTTGAGTTAAGAAAAGACTTAGTGGGCGACGGAGTCGTTCGTGATGAAGCCCTAAGACAACAAGCTTTAAGCCAAGTCTGTACATTCTGTCAAGACACCCTCAATTGGGAGCTTTTAGAACAAATCGACTCCCCTTTGGCAGGTCCCAAAGGAAATGTTGAATTTTTAGCTGTTTTTCAAGCTCCATAA
- a CDS encoding glutamate-5-semialdehyde dehydrogenase: protein MNYQAELEIMGKRAKKASLALSILSCRVKNRALEAMGGALEKQTEEILKANEIDLQNGRDADMSESLLDRLTLTPERIKDIAKGLIGVASLTDPVGRNESTFHRPNGLVIEKIKVPIGVIGIIFEARPNVTADAAGLCLKSGNASILRGGREALNSSKAIAKVLYDAGIENGLPEHFMQVIPWTDREAVNIMLKLNKYIHLIIPRGGEGLIEAVMRESTIPVIKNYKGVCHIYVDKDADLELAEKIVVNAKCQRPSVCNSAEAVIVHSAIAAEFIPKVYKALHEANCEVRADEPFRRYAPESTILQESDRGEEFLDYIISATVVDSLDEAIDYINEYSSGHSESIVSTNKESCRRFQMEIDSAAVYSNSSTRFTDGAEFGMGAEIGISTDKLHARGPMGLEELTTYKYIINGSGQLKG from the coding sequence ATGAATTACCAAGCAGAACTAGAGATCATGGGCAAACGTGCTAAAAAAGCGTCACTCGCTCTCTCCATACTCAGTTGCCGCGTGAAAAACCGTGCTTTAGAAGCCATGGGTGGTGCACTCGAAAAGCAAACTGAAGAAATTTTAAAAGCTAATGAAATAGATTTGCAGAATGGTCGCGATGCGGACATGAGCGAATCTTTACTCGATCGACTCACCCTCACACCTGAACGAATAAAAGATATCGCCAAAGGCCTAATTGGCGTCGCTTCACTCACTGATCCCGTGGGAAGAAACGAATCAACTTTTCATCGTCCTAATGGCTTAGTTATTGAAAAGATCAAAGTTCCGATTGGTGTCATTGGCATCATTTTCGAAGCCCGCCCAAATGTAACTGCAGATGCCGCAGGCTTATGCCTTAAATCGGGTAATGCATCTATTTTGCGCGGTGGCCGTGAAGCTCTGAACTCAAGCAAGGCCATTGCGAAAGTTCTTTATGACGCAGGGATCGAGAACGGTTTACCGGAACACTTTATGCAAGTCATCCCTTGGACGGATCGTGAAGCTGTAAATATCATGCTCAAGCTCAATAAATATATCCACTTAATTATTCCTCGTGGCGGAGAAGGCCTCATTGAAGCCGTGATGCGCGAGAGCACAATTCCAGTTATCAAGAATTATAAAGGTGTCTGCCATATTTATGTCGATAAAGACGCTGACCTAGAACTCGCTGAAAAAATCGTCGTCAATGCTAAATGCCAAAGACCCAGCGTCTGTAACTCTGCTGAAGCGGTCATTGTCCATTCTGCTATTGCCGCTGAGTTCATTCCTAAAGTTTACAAAGCATTACACGAAGCGAATTGCGAAGTTCGCGCAGATGAGCCATTCCGTCGTTATGCACCAGAATCCACGATTTTACAAGAATCTGACCGCGGAGAGGAATTCCTTGACTATATAATTTCAGCTACCGTTGTGGATTCTCTCGATGAAGCCATTGATTATATTAATGAATACAGCTCTGGCCATAGTGAATCTATTGTGAGTACCAACAAAGAATCATGTCGTCGTTTTCAAATGGAAATCGATTCAGCTGCGGTCTATTCAAATTCATCCACTCGCTTCACTGATGGCGCTGAATTCGGCATGGGCGCAGAAATAGGTATAAGTACTGATAAACTTCATGCTCGTGGCCCTATGGGCTTAGAAGAGCTAACTACCTATAAGTACATCATTAATGGTAGTGGTCAGCTTAAAGGCTAA
- the proB gene encoding glutamate 5-kinase, which yields MTPRKKVFTSSQRIVVKVGSRLLVDDQGVPSAQRIEELVEALYKLRQKGKEIILVSSGAIASGMSLLGMEQRPKHLPELQVCAAAGQSRLMSYYEQACVKRGFHCAQLLLLADDVRDRHRHLNLSNCLNTMLRKGVMPIINENDSLSVKEIRFGENDELAALVGIMSKSDLTVLMTSINGLHTLDSSGQPDKRISIVNDMNDDIRSLAGDTDGNQLSTGGMHTKLNAATILNQVGESLWIIDGQDFSALDRLAHGDDIGTLFPASLDKMSSLKRWLGFFPETQGSLGVDLGAEKALCYRGKSLLPGGLISVCGTFEKGDIVDILNPQGDIIARGQSNYSNLDLNIIKGHQSSDIDELLGGSANYAEAIHRDNLVILKEET from the coding sequence ATGACACCTAGAAAAAAAGTATTCACCTCATCCCAAAGAATTGTTGTCAAAGTAGGCAGTCGTCTACTGGTCGATGATCAGGGAGTACCTTCGGCTCAACGAATCGAAGAACTCGTCGAAGCCTTATATAAACTACGTCAAAAAGGGAAGGAAATCATCCTCGTCAGCTCAGGGGCCATTGCCTCAGGAATGAGTTTACTGGGAATGGAACAGAGACCAAAACATCTACCAGAACTACAGGTTTGCGCGGCTGCAGGCCAAAGTCGACTTATGAGCTATTACGAACAAGCATGCGTTAAGCGCGGCTTCCATTGCGCTCAATTACTTTTACTAGCTGATGACGTAAGGGACCGCCACCGCCATTTAAATCTGAGCAATTGCTTAAATACAATGCTCAGAAAGGGCGTCATGCCTATTATTAATGAGAACGACTCACTCAGTGTAAAAGAAATTCGTTTTGGGGAAAATGATGAACTTGCCGCACTTGTTGGCATCATGTCAAAATCAGATCTCACTGTATTAATGACTTCCATTAATGGCTTACATACACTTGATTCATCAGGACAACCCGACAAAAGAATTTCCATCGTTAATGACATGAATGATGATATTCGTTCACTCGCGGGAGATACCGATGGCAACCAACTCTCTACTGGAGGTATGCACACCAAACTCAATGCTGCGACTATACTAAACCAAGTGGGTGAAAGTTTATGGATTATTGATGGACAAGATTTTTCTGCCCTCGATCGATTAGCTCATGGTGATGATATAGGCACTTTATTTCCCGCTAGCCTAGATAAAATGTCATCCTTAAAACGATGGTTGGGTTTCTTTCCGGAAACACAAGGAAGTCTTGGCGTTGACCTAGGTGCCGAGAAAGCACTTTGCTATCGCGGAAAAAGCCTCTTGCCTGGTGGGCTCATTAGTGTTTGTGGGACTTTTGAAAAAGGTGACATTGTCGACATTCTCAATCCACAAGGCGACATCATTGCTCGTGGCCAAAGTAATTACAGCAACTTAGATTTAAATATAATAAAGGGTCATCAATCATCTGACATTGATGAGCTACTCGGTGGCAGCGCAAATTATGCCGAAGCCATTCATCGAGACAATTTAGTGATTTTAAAAGAGGAGACCTAA
- the murD gene encoding UDP-N-acetylmuramoyl-L-alanine--D-glutamate ligase, translated as MVSRKTKKNEVLVCGLGKSGVATARLALAKGLKVSLCDSASGAFDRKEVKDLLKAGAQAQFLPILAEQRFEVCVMSPGVNPLNEIFKEAKKYSELIMGDLDFAAQFMPNTKFLAITGTNGKTTCAEMLEYSLLNLGLNARACGNIGIPLAELALLDNQPEYALIEISSYQIDLLYSLEFEAAVILNISEDHIDRYGDFKTYYQSKMNIEKFSKILILQEGLKSSKQAQYFSNQNEIADFAIIGDDLSINKEQYKLPHLSFYGAHNRENALAALALMSNQKINIPAALQALSTFTCSEHRLEECGQYSEVLYINDSKSTNPASLAVALESFAAKNKKIVLIAGGRDKNMDLSVVNPLISKYVRKVFSYGECKNKLKTLWQAFSPVKSCSDFDTAVLEAIKCSTRGDVVLLSPGCSSLDLFKSYEERGRKFKSLVQKVNE; from the coding sequence ATGGTATCAAGGAAAACAAAAAAAAATGAAGTTCTAGTCTGTGGATTAGGTAAAAGTGGTGTGGCCACGGCAAGGCTCGCACTGGCTAAAGGGCTTAAGGTGAGTTTGTGTGATAGTGCTTCAGGAGCTTTCGATCGTAAAGAAGTCAAAGACCTGCTTAAGGCTGGAGCACAAGCTCAATTTTTACCGATTTTAGCGGAACAAAGATTCGAAGTTTGTGTGATGAGCCCGGGTGTAAATCCCCTTAATGAAATTTTTAAAGAAGCGAAAAAATATTCAGAACTAATTATGGGAGACTTAGATTTTGCGGCACAATTTATGCCCAATACTAAGTTTTTAGCCATCACGGGCACCAATGGTAAAACGACTTGTGCCGAAATGTTGGAGTATAGCTTGCTCAATTTAGGGCTAAATGCCCGTGCCTGTGGCAATATAGGTATTCCCTTAGCAGAACTAGCCTTGTTGGATAATCAACCTGAATATGCACTCATAGAAATCAGTTCTTATCAAATTGATTTGCTTTATTCTTTGGAGTTTGAGGCTGCCGTTATTTTAAATATAAGTGAGGATCACATCGATCGTTACGGAGATTTTAAAACTTATTATCAATCCAAAATGAATATTGAAAAATTCAGTAAAATTTTAATTTTACAAGAAGGCTTAAAGTCTTCAAAACAGGCTCAATACTTTTCAAATCAAAATGAAATTGCGGACTTCGCAATCATTGGTGATGATCTCTCTATTAATAAAGAGCAATATAAACTTCCTCATTTATCGTTTTATGGCGCACATAATCGGGAAAACGCTCTTGCCGCACTTGCTTTAATGAGTAATCAAAAAATCAATATTCCTGCCGCTTTGCAAGCTTTAAGTACTTTTACTTGTTCAGAGCATCGTTTAGAAGAATGTGGTCAATATTCAGAAGTCCTTTATATCAATGATTCTAAATCGACTAATCCCGCATCTTTAGCTGTCGCACTCGAGAGTTTTGCCGCTAAAAATAAGAAAATTGTTTTAATAGCTGGAGGAAGGGATAAAAATATGGATTTATCAGTTGTTAATCCACTGATTTCTAAGTATGTTAGAAAAGTTTTTTCCTATGGTGAATGTAAGAATAAATTAAAAACCCTTTGGCAGGCGTTCAGCCCAGTGAAATCATGTAGTGATTTTGACACGGCAGTTCTAGAAGCGATTAAATGCTCTACGAGGGGTGATGTTGTCTTACTTTCACCAGGGTGTTCAAGTCTGGATCTCTTTAAATCCTATGAGGAAAGAGGGAGAAAGTTTAAAAGTTTAGTTCAAAAGGTTAATGAATGA
- a CDS encoding muramidase family protein produces MNFKKFFITGGSVLGAVILSGCQSSSYGNNQNPYLLRPHEDLPPVSVNPKEAAPEVDTSLVIEEPADQETTGINIGEAEVDEVIIDEVIIEDVLIEEPLVIEEPIEDSPVAQDPAEERFYSVLRGDSVWKIATKYGISQQALVKENNLDIKKPLLIGQKLKLPAGALVEADSMLIDEARKKQVKKSSKTGSGKTAKGGVYTVVKGDNLWSIPKKFGVKRSEFMSANGFNKDSVIYIGQKVTVPGKSGNLNKSTSSSASPKKAPSTYSSDAVATGDTYAVQKGDNLWTIPKKLKVKRADFMSVNNFDSSTVLQIGQKVKIPGKGNNTVSETAVAANTQNEGLFDAPKTEEPGLKGIAAEPTAFEATSPNTESTPALIASDDPTAQSAPAIAPANLSHNTYTLEVSDGETLESISLIYSTTPAEIIKYNSSVKSNADLKPGMKITLPFKE; encoded by the coding sequence ATGAATTTTAAAAAGTTTTTTATCACAGGCGGCTCCGTATTAGGTGCTGTTATTTTAAGCGGTTGTCAATCAAGTAGCTATGGCAATAATCAGAATCCCTATCTTCTCAGGCCCCATGAAGATCTTCCTCCAGTATCTGTCAATCCCAAAGAAGCGGCACCAGAAGTAGACACTAGTCTAGTTATCGAAGAGCCTGCAGATCAAGAGACGACTGGAATTAATATTGGTGAAGCAGAAGTAGATGAGGTTATCATAGATGAGGTTATCATAGAGGATGTCCTCATCGAAGAACCACTTGTTATTGAAGAGCCCATTGAGGACAGTCCTGTAGCTCAAGATCCTGCTGAAGAACGCTTTTACTCCGTACTAAGAGGCGATAGCGTATGGAAAATCGCCACTAAATACGGTATTTCTCAGCAAGCATTGGTTAAAGAAAATAACTTAGATATCAAGAAACCACTACTTATTGGTCAAAAGCTTAAGTTACCAGCCGGTGCTTTGGTAGAAGCTGACTCTATGCTCATTGATGAGGCAAGGAAAAAGCAAGTAAAAAAGTCCTCCAAAACAGGCTCAGGCAAGACCGCGAAAGGCGGAGTCTACACCGTAGTCAAAGGCGATAATCTTTGGTCCATCCCCAAAAAGTTTGGTGTTAAGCGTAGTGAATTCATGAGTGCGAATGGTTTTAACAAAGACTCAGTTATTTACATCGGTCAAAAAGTGACTGTTCCTGGAAAGTCAGGAAACTTAAATAAATCGACTTCAAGTTCTGCTAGCCCTAAGAAAGCTCCCAGTACTTATTCAAGTGATGCAGTGGCGACAGGTGATACCTATGCCGTTCAGAAAGGCGATAATTTGTGGACTATCCCGAAGAAACTTAAAGTGAAACGCGCTGATTTCATGTCAGTGAACAACTTTGATTCTTCTACAGTTTTACAGATTGGTCAAAAAGTAAAAATTCCTGGTAAAGGTAATAATACTGTAAGTGAAACTGCAGTAGCTGCGAATACGCAAAATGAAGGCTTATTTGATGCTCCAAAAACTGAAGAGCCGGGATTAAAGGGAATTGCTGCTGAGCCTACAGCCTTTGAAGCAACAAGTCCTAATACTGAATCGACACCAGCACTTATAGCTAGTGATGATCCTACCGCTCAATCTGCGCCTGCGATTGCGCCGGCAAATTTAAGTCATAATACTTATACCTTAGAAGTAAGTGATGGAGAAACTTTAGAGAGTATCTCATTAATTTATTCCACAACGCCAGCAGAGATCATAAAGTACAATTCTTCTGTAAAATCCAATGCGGATCTAAAGCCAGGAATGAAGATAACACTTCCATTCAAAGAATAA
- a CDS encoding 3-keto-disaccharide hydrolase, which translates to MKKLLLLSLFALCANAADYEVLDENIRNPKQTDLNGFKNTPMQPAPNEKWHVHDPDRTQPPVAEAKYDGKELAMPSDGTMLFDGSNLDNFKNKKWKLVDGAMQVARKGGSQVSKEKYGDIHLHVEWMVPQGMKGWHQQQGNSGVFLMGRYEVQVLNCWANRTYPDGMTGAIYAQQPPKFNVCRKPGEWNSYDIYFKAPVFEGKELKSPAYITVIFNGVKIHDNYEIKGSTHYRKIASYSAHGAKDHFKLQNHGNPNMFRNIWVAPLKMKLGK; encoded by the coding sequence ATGAAAAAATTGCTACTACTTTCTTTGTTTGCGCTGTGCGCAAATGCAGCTGATTACGAAGTTCTAGATGAGAATATTAGAAACCCCAAACAGACTGACCTTAATGGCTTTAAAAATACTCCGATGCAACCTGCGCCAAATGAAAAATGGCATGTTCATGATCCCGATAGAACTCAGCCACCAGTAGCTGAAGCTAAATACGATGGTAAAGAACTTGCTATGCCATCCGATGGAACAATGCTTTTTGATGGTTCCAACCTAGATAATTTCAAAAATAAAAAATGGAAACTTGTTGATGGCGCGATGCAGGTGGCACGCAAGGGAGGCTCCCAGGTCAGTAAAGAAAAGTATGGAGATATTCACCTTCACGTAGAATGGATGGTTCCCCAAGGAATGAAGGGTTGGCACCAACAACAAGGAAATAGTGGTGTATTCCTCATGGGACGTTACGAGGTCCAGGTACTTAATTGCTGGGCGAATAGAACTTACCCCGATGGCATGACTGGAGCTATTTATGCACAACAACCACCAAAGTTTAATGTTTGCCGTAAACCCGGTGAATGGAATTCCTATGATATTTATTTTAAAGCGCCCGTCTTCGAAGGTAAAGAGCTTAAATCACCAGCTTATATTACGGTGATTTTTAATGGTGTCAAAATTCACGATAATTATGAGATTAAAGGTTCAACTCATTATCGCAAAATTGCTTCATATAGTGCTCATGGCGCAAAAGATCATTTTAAACTTC